The Thalassotalea psychrophila genome window below encodes:
- the moaA gene encoding GTP 3',8-cyclase MoaA translates to MLQDNFGRRFYYLRLSITDVCNFRCNYCLPDGYECDHDRDFLSLAEIKRLAAGFASMGTEKIRITGGEPALRKDLPDIIQACKQTNGINTVAITSNGFKLVEHLPTWIDSGLDALNISIDSFDPRQFQAITGKDKLDEILSGIDNGLSSGFTNIKINTVLMREYNAHDLNSFFNYVKDKPVSLRFIELMQTGDNKDFYQQQHVSGQHIKNQLLANGWLPTIRNKAAGPAEVYAHPDYQGTIGLIMPYAKDFCNTCNRLRVSSLGKLHLCLFADEGLSLKEQLQIDDPLPLQRRIMSLLNDKQATHFLKEGFTGATKHLSMLGG, encoded by the coding sequence ATGTTACAAGACAACTTTGGCCGCAGGTTTTATTACCTGAGGCTATCTATAACTGACGTATGCAACTTTCGTTGCAACTATTGCTTACCTGATGGTTATGAATGCGATCACGATCGTGATTTTCTTTCGCTTGCAGAAATTAAACGCTTAGCGGCGGGATTTGCCAGTATGGGTACCGAAAAAATTCGTATCACCGGTGGTGAACCCGCACTGCGCAAAGACTTGCCTGACATTATCCAAGCCTGTAAACAAACTAATGGCATTAATACCGTCGCTATCACTTCTAATGGTTTTAAATTAGTAGAGCATTTACCTACTTGGATAGATTCAGGTCTTGATGCACTAAACATTAGTATTGATTCTTTCGACCCTCGCCAGTTTCAAGCAATTACCGGAAAAGACAAACTCGATGAAATTTTATCAGGTATTGATAATGGTTTGAGTTCTGGTTTTACCAATATAAAAATCAATACCGTATTGATGCGCGAATATAACGCCCATGATCTCAATAGTTTTTTTAATTATGTAAAAGATAAGCCAGTCAGCCTACGCTTTATCGAATTGATGCAAACTGGTGATAATAAAGACTTTTACCAACAGCAGCACGTAAGTGGTCAGCACATAAAAAATCAGTTGCTAGCAAATGGATGGCTGCCAACTATTCGTAATAAAGCTGCCGGACCAGCTGAGGTCTATGCTCATCCTGATTATCAAGGAACCATTGGCTTGATAATGCCTTACGCAAAAGACTTTTGTAATACCTGTAATCGTTTACGCGTTAGCTCTTTAGGTAAACTACATTTATGTTTGTTCGCCGATGAAGGGTTATCGTTAAAAGAACAACTACAGATTGATGATCCTTTACCGCTACAAAGACGAAT